CCATTCCTATTatctttagctcacctgagctgaaagctcaagtgagcttttctgatcgcctcttgtccgtcgtctgtaaacgttttacattttcgacttcttctccagaaccactggatcaatttcaaccaaacttggccaaaagcatccttgggtaaacggctttcaagtttgttcaaatgaagagccatgttCATTTCAAAGGGGGAATACTTACAaaaaaagttttacacacaaatatatagcaaaatcttttaaaatcttcttctcaagaactactgggccaggaatgttgaaatttacatgaaagcttcctgacatagtgcagattcacgtttattaaaatcatggcccccgggggtaagatgaggcgacaataggggatcaaaattttacatacaaatatatagggaaaatcataaaagatcttctgaaaaatcactgggccagaaaagtttacattcacatgaaagctttctgacatagtccagattcagttttgaaataaatcatggcccgcgggagtaggttggagccacaatagggatcaaagttttacatgcgaagatgtagggaaaatctttagaaatgaGCCAacgtgactcaggtgagcgatatggtccatgggcttcttgttttgTCATTATGATGTCATTCTTATCATCTGTTTGCCATTATGATGTCATTCTCATCATCTGTTTGTTATTATGATGGTATTTTAATCATCTGTTTGTCATTATGATGTCATTTTTAACACAATCTGTTTGTCATTATGATGTTATTCTTATTATCTGTTTGTCATTATGATGTCATTCTTATCTGTTTGTCATTATGATGGTATTTTTATCATCTGTTTGTCATTATGACAGGTTTTATAGTACCTGTTTGCTATCTTGATGTCAATACAAAATCTAAAGttattttagaaattgattaCGTGTAGATGTATTTACTtttgatatttgttataatTTATAATGAATGATGTGGGACTTTATTGTCATTTGATATCATGTTAGGGAACATTAATCTATATGAAGCTTTCTAGCATTGCATTCCTTGATGGTAAGATAATTTCAAAGGAATTTAATCCTCCTTAtagaaatttgtaatttttatttgataggCCAAACCCCTTACATCCAATATAATTCCAGTGGATTCCGATAATGATGGTTTAAATCCATCAAGCCTTCGGCAAGCTCTGTCAAGATGGTCCCCATCTGAAGCCAGAAAACTTGGATCTGGTGCCCCAAAATTTCTGTACGTGGTCCCAAACGGTGGCAACCCCACAGGGACAGGACTAACAATAGAAAGAAAGAaggaaatatacaaaatatcgcAGGAGTATGACCTCATCATCCTGGAAGATGATCCATATTTCTATCTGCAGTTCAGAAAGGTATTTAACGCATTGCAGTGACATAATTTTGTTatgaaattattgattttgttcAACAGGTTGAAAAATAattgtgtttgtttacatttactgtgttttaaTTTCACTTATCATGTGATAATTCTTTGtcaaatttttttgtatttagtACAGCTTTAAGATTTGTACAGTCTTatctatacatgtgtatgtgtagCGGTCAGTTGGATTCGATATCACCAACAGGCAGATGGCTCAGTTGAAAGAACACCTCACTAAAGTTACTGAGGACCAGAATTTGAATTCCAGTCTGGTTCATTGCACTTCCACCATTCTTGTTACATATGTAGAACTTTAAATCCATGCAAACGTTGATTTATCTTATGAATCATCAAggcatctgtacatgtatacatgtatacggtaCTCCCCAAAAATATCTTGATGCTTGGTCAGTTGAAGTTAAAGCGAGTCATATGGAAATTCTGATAGAGATACTGAttggctaattcaataatttatgTGCCAATAGAGGCTACTCTGAAGTGCTTTTTTCATAGAAAGAAACTAGATTCAGTACTTAAAACATCTTTCCTCTGGAAAATCTCCCCAGCATGACCACCATTGTTGTTATGGAGTGTGATGTGTAGGATGAACTGAtttagaatacatgtaaaatattttcactcACCTCTGATATATTATAATTTGACTTCATACAAGAAACTTATTGGTCATGCATTTATCAGAAATTATTGCAAACATATTTGCTTTCAATAGTGTCTCCATATTTGTGTTTATCAATTTAAGTCCATCTTTCGAGAGACTGTTTTTACTATAGAAGGCGTCCAAAATTTGGGTTCATCCAGACTTTATAGATAGCTAGCGGAATGGTTGATTGATGAGAAATTTCTACTGTACTAAACGTGATTGTGATTGCTTAATTACGTAAAATATTAGAATCCTAATTGAATGTCATTTTAAGCCCTATGTACCAAGTTTCCTGTCATTGGATGTGGACGGACGAGTGGTGAGATGCGATTCCTTCTCCAAGCTCATCTCATCAGGGTTAGCTACATTTGTATTAGCTTAATGCagagaattatgaaattttggCTGTACATCTTGTAGTATGAAAAATACATCAGAGTGTAAAAGACTTATAAGAGAACAATGATTGTTAAAACTATGAAATTAACAATGACTGATaatacctatacatgtatttcaatgtaTTGATCATAATTACAGAATGAGGCTGGGCTTTGTCACAGGGCCACGACCACTGTTGGAGAGGCTGGAACTTCACATGCAGTGTTCAGTGATGCATGCAAGTGGAATCGCTCAGGTGTGTTTATTCATGTATAGTTGAGAGGTCATATACATTACCGTGCATGAGTCTTTGCAAGTGTCTATATTGGACAAAAAGGAATTGCTCAGAataccatatatatttgaacattttgaaaaacttaATATATGTGCATTTGCAGTCAACATCCTGacaagtatgtacatgtaatatgggGTGCTTTTACATTTACCAGGAAAAAACTGATTTTGGTCTCATACACTTTGAATAGGCATTGACGTTGCCAGCAGATTAATGATCACAACAATGTAAATGGGAAGCCTTCTATATTGTTTCATGGGTTGACATCATTAACACTTGATTAATTAGCAGGTAGAAATCATAATTACCGTATATAGGGTAATTTTGGCGTTGGAAATATTTAGCtgatttttctaaaaaaaaaaaaatatatatatatatatatatatgcagataacgaacagtgatcaatctcataactcctacaagcaatacaaaatagatagttgggcaaacacggacccctggacacaccagaggtgggatcaggtgcctaggaggagtaagcatcccctgttgaccggtcacacccgccgtgagccccatatcctgatcaggtaaacggagttatccgcagtcaaaatcagtgtgccaagaacggctatACAGTTTGAAGTTTTAGTGCTTCAATTGTTAGCGCATTTTCATTTGACAAGTGTATCTTTTATATGGATAGATATTTTGACTCTTTCTTTTTTGCCGAATTTTTATCATCCACCAAAAAAGCCAACATTTCCAGTGCACCAAATATATGGAAAGATGGGAATCGTAATTAGCACCTTTAGGTAATTAAACGTTAGAAATCATTACATCGTGAATAAAATTAGATATTGTAATTAATGTTAATTAAAAGGTTGAAATACCCAACTGATGGTTAATAAATCTTAGAAAGCTTAATTAACATCAGATGGTACTTAAAAGGTAGATATCATAATTGCACTACATGGTAATTAAAAGGTATGAATTGTAATTAACACCTGATGGCAATGAACAAGTAGTAATTGAAACAAACACCTTATGGTAAGATTAACAtcatatgataatgtatatgatgtggggaatttgactagtccacaaggaaataacgtgaatgtgatgggactctttcccaatacccaaagacgaaaacgcagtcacggacatcgttcatataaaagaccaagtgtaaatgatgtcacgtttgattcacttttgcctcacgtcaacagacaattaggtccacatcatattcgtacaaaactttactctattccattgagggttttacacacgttatttgaagaagctatggctagtctatacttggatttttcaacacctgaatatagactgaactctatgattatggatgttacctcccacaggctctataaaccagcacggaccatggatgatattccttccaaaccatgccgtcagttccttaagctcaaatttacaaacaaaggaatagatgccgtcaacataagcaacattcttcgtcatttaagggttcagtcgtgtattccaacttatttcaagttcaagtctacaccctgtatttcctacagctatacttctactattgcatccaaacgttttaattataaccaaactttgcattgcatagatatagaccatcttatacgtaatccaccaacatgttcttgttcttgatcttctttcaactgtagtccagctggacatgtcattactggtcatgttgatatagttgaaaatgaggaccacaaatcacttattcttaaaggtcctaaatacagagaacctcggtcttttaattggcgacagaacttcatctctattacgcgggtacgttaaggcaggttatgacaatttttactgggataaaatccgcgaaacaatgtgacgtcataattgaaataagtatatcactaagtatatattaaattccgattttattttttatttaagttttatttatgcataaaataaaccatgcagccactaagatccaacgaaattcgaaatgctatactgctgttgtgtaatttctgtgtgatcgatatgaaagtaaactgatggcgtcatgactatacatcgagtgacgttgacacatgcaaggaatttgtttatgtgtgcCATGCACATAATGTACACGGCAAATATTGAtagaatcgtctgttaagaaaacttttaaagaaaactacatagcaccatgcaaaatgtaaaacatgaaatagatggtttcgtgtttaaatattcaataattatttcttattgacagtggtaggattctatcagtaattctgatatactatgggtattttaccgtcattatcgccagttagaccaatatttgaatcttgggataatgtgttacttttacattttctattaaggtacctccatgatctatttataacagtcatgcaatgacgtcatacggaagcgcatgtttttcatgttgttatgatacaaaatgttctcatgtaaacaaccaaaatattttttaagagttagtagctccctctctctatgtaagacagattttaaaaattatgcagtttacgtgcataaatgaagcatgacctgccttaacatacccgtgtatgagttctgtcgaagattatgccagacgatgggctaaatatgaaaaagaagaacttgatacattgtcagaatgggttaaaagcataagaaggatattaaaatcccgcattagacacatgaaaacaacagtacgtaccatctatccttctgtgtttagtaaaccagaagtgataaaagaattagataggttacatgaggaatatgttttggttccagctgacaaagctagtaacaacattgtctttgtttgtaaggctcattattacaactgtattttaaacgaacttggcattaattccacttttggtaatcatacttatactccaactgccctttcaaaagacgaaattcttcaaaaccatgcttcagttttagacacatttaatatttcaaTCAATGGGTGGAATGGATATGAGttctggattcctaaactacataaaaacccttacaaagatacattgctggatccagtaagtgctctaccaagccactatctttgctcctcacgaaaatgttaacagctgtgaaggagaaacttcaaacttactgtgcgactacatatgccagaagtggtgttaatcaaatgtggattctaaaaaattctaaagaatttttagtaaacttgaaatcacataatttttcccaaatcaatagcattaaaacctatgacttttcaacactatacacgaccattcctcacgataaattaaagactagactttttgacatcatagacagttgtttcttcaacacaaacggaaaacggaaatcttcatatctagtgatcagtcattcaaaaacttactttgttaaacaccactctgattccacgcacaagtactctgaagttgaaataaaaaatatgctagagttcctcattgacaatattttcgtggtctttggtgatcaggtcttccaacagtttgttggcattcccatgggcacgaattgtgctcctttgttagctgaactgtttttatattcatatgaagcagaatttattcaaaaacctttacgtgagaagaaaaaatctctcgctgtgaccttcaattcgacttttagataaatcgatgacgttttgtctatttacaatgatatctttcattcatatgtcgatttgatatatccttgtgagctcgaaataaaggacaccacagagtcgtccacttctgcttcatacttagatattttattgaaagtagacattaacggcaaactgacaactcaactgtatgagaaacgggatgatttcagcttcgccatcgtcaacttcccatatttatgtagcaatattccattatcacctgcatatggtgtttatatatctcaattgattcgatatgcaagagcttgttctgggtatagtcagtttttaaatggaggtaagctactgacaaacaagttgatggtacagggatttcaacagtctcgattgaagtcagcatttcgcaaattctatggtcgttataacgatctagttcgtcaatacaacctcgcattgggtcaaatgctgtctcacgtgtttcataccgattgttaagccgttcttggcacactgattttgactgcggataactccgtttacctgatcttgatatggggctcatggcgggtgtgaccgatcaacatgggatgcttactcctcctaggcacctgattccacctctggtgtgtccaggggtccgtgttttcccagctatctattttgtattgcttatatgagttatgagattgatcactgttcgttatcttcaccttgcatttagcACCCGCGGAAGTGAAAGGGTGGGAATCATAATGGTACCCTGTGgtatataaatttcaaaattgataattgGTAATAATCTGTTAcagatgatcttattcaaagtcTTGGAGAACTGGGGTCTAGATGGTTTTCTCAGACATGCAGAAAATACTGCAGAGTTTTACAAAACTAAGAGGGATCAGTGTTTAGCAGCTATGGAGAAACATCTCTCAGGTATGACTGAGGAAAAAGTATTCATAGATAGTCCTTCGTGAATCTGAAGACTTTCAATTATACTGATTTCATTGCATACATATAGAGGATATCTACATTCTGACACTTAGTTGtgaattagggggggggggtctggctTTTGTCAGACTGAGGATATTTATGTAGTGTTCTTTCGTATTTCTTTTATCCAAATATAAAATCTTGTGATCATTTTATTTATCTTGTTCCAATTACTTTTGCAAAATGTACTAGGACTGGCACAGTGGTCTGTGCCGTCGGGAGGTATGTTTGTATGGATAAAGCTGAATGCGAAGGATACATACAAACTCGTCACCATCAAAGCCCGGGAGAAGGATGTCCTCTTTGTCCCGGGTAATGTATTCATGCTAGATTCCACCAAACCCTGTGCCTACATCAGGGCCTCCTATTCCAGCTGTACAGAGGAACAGATGAACACGGTAAGTTTGTTGTACTGATTCAAAATGAAATTCGGTAGAGCTGAaagtcatcatcatcatcatcattcattttgatttttcttaAGTATGATGGGTTTTTTAAGCTAAATTGTGCCCGAAGCACTTAGGCAGGAAAGTTGGTCTTCATCCTCGCAACGTCAGGGGTCCTGAGTCCACTCCTGGCCACGAATTACTCATCCTCATAATGTCAAAAGGTGGCAAAGAGTGCATTCAGAACCCCTGGCATGGTGAGGATGCATGTTACTTTgtgtatactttttttttttaagccatggaaaaaaattatttgtgtaatttgtatttTAGGCATTTAGCCGACTGGCAGAACTACTACGAGAAGGATAGACACAACAAATGTAGCAGATGCCTGTGAATTTGATGTATAAGCAGTACGAAGATCATGAATTGAAACAATGTTGAATCGAAAcgcaaaaataattaaagactttgcATCCATCTCGGATGTGAAACggattttgttgtttttaattgaatgtaatatgatatatttgataaaattgaatAAGAACTCGGATCCTTTTACAGTAAAGTGTCATGTAATTCgaatacaaaaaaaaccccaaattCTTGTTACCAATTAAGGAGAATCTTCAGTGATTTCGACCCTTATGTTTTCCTTGGAAATCAATATGAATGCGAAGGTTTTTAATCAGTAGCATTCCTGTAAGTTTTTGGTATATCTGCACACCAATAAACACACGAGCAAACCTCACTTACAAATGTtcacagagtgtgtatatagcATGTACAATATAACATTGTGACGTTTAGAATAACACTTTGAAACTTACAATTGTAGTAACAGGACTGTGACGTTCTTAGTTCGGATGACGTTATTTCAAAAGAGTGCATAAAATAGGATCGGTGAATTATTCTGAGACATTTGTAAGTGTAATGTCCTGATTGACCTGATGGGCAATAATTCTATCTACACTAaaccatatttttaaaaatatgatattttgatattttttctgatTAAATATGagtttttctttcatgaattgataacttaaaaaaaaatttatatgcattttaatgcataatAATTCTTCATTTTCAAACTCTAGGgataggggcctccgtggccgagtggttagagtatcgcgctcaaaatcacacggcctctgtcggcgcgagttcgtatgccgctcgcgccggtaagtgagaaagtttcccagtttacttttcaggtacattgtatctgggttctctcttccaccaatagaaactgggcgccaccagataactgaaaattcttgagtgtggcagaaaacatcaatcaatcataacaaTCAAACTCGAGGGGTGTAATGTTCtgatgtgaaaggtgaagataaagaaccgtgatcaatctcataactcctataagcaatacaacataaatagttggacaaacacggacccttgggtacaccagaggtgggatcaggtgcctaggaggagtaagcatcccctgtcaaccggtcacacccgcccgtgagccctatatcctgatcaggtaaacggaattatctatagtcaaaatcagtgtgccaagaacggtccaacaatcggtatgaaaacccccagacagcatttgacccaatgataggttgtattgatgaactagatcgttataacgaccatagaatttgcgaaatgctgacttcagtcgagtctgttgaaacccctgtgctatcaacttgtttgtcagtagctttcctcgatttaaaaactgaccatacgcagaacacgttgtgtatcgaatcatatgagagatataaacaccatatgcatgtgatcatgaaatattgctacataactatgggaagttgacgaaggagaagctgaaatcatcccatttgtcataaagttgagttgagaatttgcctttaatatctactttcaataaaatatctaagtatttTAGCATAATTAGTGCCCAtcggaattccaacagactgttggaagacctgagcATCAAAGACCGCGAAGATATTGTCAaggaggaactctagcatattctttatttcaacttcagttactgtgcgtggaatcagagtggtgtaattttttggatgactgatcactagatatgaatatttgggttttccatttttgttaaagaagcaacagtctataatgtcaaaaagtccTGTATTTAagttatcgtgaggaatggtcgtgtaaagtgttgaaaagtcatgtaATCTATCTTATTCTTTTattacttctggtttactaaacacagaaggatggATGGTaatctaatgcgggattttaatactcctcttatacttttaatccattctgacaatgtatcaagttttttttatattaagttGTTTAAAAAGGAACAAATCAAGATGATAATTTTGTTCACGAATGAATTCTGCTGGAGTATAGAAGTGTGGGATGCAATGTCTACAGATTGTTTGAATTCTGCTGGAGTATAGAAGTGTGGGATGCAATGTCTACAGATTGTTTGAATTCTGCTGGAGTATAGAAGTGTGGGATGCAATGTCTACagattgttttaaattttttgtgtttttcatgAGATTCTTGTCGATATTTTTTAGGGTTTAGAGAAAAGTAGGATGGAAAGACGATGTGTTTTATCATTCTAAAGTACTGTGACCATGCATATATCGAAATCGGTTTGATAAATAAGACTTCTGAACACCTCGGTTTACATTTTGTAGGTGATTGTCTAAACGTTTTAGTGTAAAGTACTTGAGTTTTTGAGGTGTATATAAAGAACTTGGATAATGGATTATAATAAGTTTCTTACGACAACCAGTATTAAACGAAGGAATAATTTCACGCGTTTATCAGCAGCTGAGTTTGTAGATGGTAAGTTAATTACTTTATTTCATGACAATCATTAGAAAAatgatcaaaattgataaaaccAGATTTATAATATACTTACACTCATTTAAACTAATGTGTAATTTAATCCGATTGTTgacaatttattttattgtttcttGTTTATAATCAACCGATTTACTCCCtttaaggaatgaaagtaatttttgctcattttaatcaatttaaagtacatttgGGCAGTTTATGCATTATAAACCGTTAAGTGTTTTATAGAATACCAACCTAACTtactatatatcatataaactgagcaaaatttattttcaatgtaaaacttatacggtaccaattttgatgcaccagatgcgcatttcgacaaattatgtctcttcagtgatgctcaaccgaaatgtttgaaatccgaaataacgataaacttgctggagctattttaggggaaaacagagtgccaaaaagtggagtaaAATTCGTCTAATgataagaactatgcatgagggagatagtccttaattttgaaatgaatttctaaat
This genomic window from Ostrea edulis chromosome 4, xbOstEdul1.1, whole genome shotgun sequence contains:
- the LOC125668381 gene encoding kynurenine/alpha-aminoadipate aminotransferase, mitochondrial-like isoform X1, with amino-acid sequence MDYNKFLTTASLKRENNFMRLTANKVVFASIMHENPTLISMAGGMPNPQTFPLLDASLKLRDGTTIEVDAKSMKIALQYLGTKGLPPLIDFVNEIQYKVHNPPTYRAVDHPGQMETIITCGSQDGLCKVIESMVAENDSILVEHPAYPGTLAIAKPLTSNIIPVDSDNDGLNPSSLRQALSRWSPSEARKLGSGAPKFLYVVPNGGNPTGTGLTIERKKEIYKISQEYDLIILEDDPYFYLQFRKPYVPSFLSLDVDGRVVRCDSFSKLISSGMRLGFVTGPRPLLERLELHMQCSVMHASGIAQMILFKVLENWGLDGFLRHAENTAEFYKTKRDQCLAAMEKHLSGLAQWSVPSGGMFVWIKLNAKDTYKLVTIKAREKDVLFVPGNVFMLDSTKPCAYIRASYSSCTEEQMNTAFSRLAELLREG
- the LOC125668381 gene encoding kynurenine/alpha-aminoadipate aminotransferase, mitochondrial-like isoform X2 is translated as MNYARYLTRISAARQQSPLRVLTSIMHENPTLISMAGGMPNPQTFPLLDASLKLRDGTTIEVDAKSMKIALQYLGTKGLPPLIDFVNEIQYKVHNPPTYRAVDHPGQMETIITCGSQDGLCKVIESMVAENDSILVEHPAYPGTLAIAKPLTSNIIPVDSDNDGLNPSSLRQALSRWSPSEARKLGSGAPKFLYVVPNGGNPTGTGLTIERKKEIYKISQEYDLIILEDDPYFYLQFRKPYVPSFLSLDVDGRVVRCDSFSKLISSGMRLGFVTGPRPLLERLELHMQCSVMHASGIAQMILFKVLENWGLDGFLRHAENTAEFYKTKRDQCLAAMEKHLSGLAQWSVPSGGMFVWIKLNAKDTYKLVTIKAREKDVLFVPGNVFMLDSTKPCAYIRASYSSCTEEQMNTAFSRLAELLREG